The segment CCTCTCTTCTTGGGAGAGTTCCAGTTTATATACACCGCTTTGTTGGCTTCTATTTGTTGCCTGATAGGCCAAAGGTTCCATGGCTTTTACCAATGTTTTCCCAATGGCACATTTCCACGCTATTACAATAACATGGGAGAAAGGAGACAGATTGACTGCATTACCAGGCCATCGAAACTCCTCCTTTTTACCATCGTACCCTTAAGCTTTTGTCAGTTTGTCGGCAAATATTTTGGACATACAGCAACCTCACTAGTGCCCGTTTCCACAGTAGCCAGTATCAAGACTTTGTCACCAATCTTTATTGTTCTGACCCAACGAACGCTGAATCTGGGTAAGGTGCAATTGGGGAAAACAGCTTACTTCAGCTTGCTATGTTTAATCGTTGGAGTTTGGATCATTGTTAGGAAGGATTATGAGCAAAAAAAACCAATTTCTACGAAAGGTCCAATAGAATTGGGCGCCTACTCTTCATATGGTATAATCTGTGCCATCTGCTCCATGTTGATCTTTGTAGCACAGAACATATATGGGAAGAGTGTGTTTACCTACCAGAAGAAAGTCATTTCACAGAAGATGGATAATGCCAAGGCTGAGTCTCCTCTGCCGAGCTATGTCACAAGGAAAAGTACAAGTTGTGAGCGAAAAAACTATGATAAACTAACGCTACTCTTGTACATCCCACTTGTCGGCTTTTGTCTATCATTTGGGTGGTTTATGACATTAGAATTCCCAGACATTTGGAATGAATGTAAAGTGGCTGGCTTTTCCGCAATTCCATGGAAGTTGTTCTTCGTGAATGGAACGTTCCATTTTCTGCAGGCTATGATAACCTTTCATCTACTCGGTGAAATCTCAACGTTAAGTTATTCCATAGCCaatttgatgaaaagaatTGCTATAATAGCTGTTAGCTGGGCATTCTCCGGGATGCAAGTGACAACCTGGCAAATCCTTGGTCTACTTCTGAATGTTTTTGGCTTATTCTTGTATGAAAGATCCAAAAGCGGCACTATacaggagaagaaaatctgaTAGACGCAATGTAAAATGCAAACGCCTGTGTATTATTATCCCTTTATATCCCGGCTATACGTATACATTCAATTCCATAAATAGAGATATCCCTGCGAGTCTCCCGCCATTATTTCAAGTTTAGGTAGTTCGAGTGAAATTTTAGagtcatcatcattgcAATAAAGTCTCAGCTGAGTTCTAATGCTACTGATTTCGAAATTCTTAGCAGAGTGTAATTGTTTAAGTTTTTTGAGCTCCCATCTTGCAGTCAGAATCAACTCGTAAATTTCCAACTCACCATTGTCGTATCCCACCACCAGTACGTCTTTCTCCTTCCAATATGCATGTCGCTTAGAGGAGAGATCTGGAGATGTAAAATTGACGAATTCCAAGCATGTGACAATGGCCTTATCATCCATCAATTTACTCAAATAATGGGACCCCCCGAAATCATATAATGCCAGGGTTCTGTCCATTGTGTACACGGCGATATTTCCCTCATTTTGAGAGATTGCTGCTCTTAGGCCTGTGGATGAGATTCTTCGTATGATT is part of the Torulaspora globosa chromosome 7, complete sequence genome and harbors:
- a CDS encoding uncharacterized protein (ancestral locus Anc_1.143) yields the protein MASKNTNSSLHIVLLCLCWYLISSLGSQVTKKILTIYPKPLFLGEFQFIYTALLASICCLIGQRFHGFYQCFPNGTFPRYYNNMGERRQIDCITRPSKLLLFTIVPLSFCQFVGKYFGHTATSLVPVSTVASIKTLSPIFIVLTQRTLNLGKVQLGKTAYFSLLCLIVGVWIIVRKDYEQKKPISTKGPIELGAYSSYGIICAICSMLIFVAQNIYGKSVFTYQKKVISQKMDNAKAESPLPSYVTRKSTSCERKNYDKLTLLLYIPLVGFCLSFGWFMTLEFPDIWNECKVAGFSAIPWKLFFVNGTFHFLQAMITFHLLGEISTLSYSIANLMKRIAIIAVSWAFSGMQVTTWQILGLLLNVFGLFLYERSKSGTIQEKKI